One genomic segment of Anguilla anguilla isolate fAngAng1 chromosome 2, fAngAng1.pri, whole genome shotgun sequence includes these proteins:
- the slc16a9b gene encoding monocarboxylate transporter 9b, translated as MSPQSSAKALDGGWGWVIVVVSFMAQFLAYGSPQSVGVLYPEWLDAFQEGKGMTAWVGSLVSGVGLIASPICSACVMNFGARPVTIFSGVMVAGGLMLSAFAPNVEFLIFSYGIVVGLGLGLVYAATVTITCQYFDKRRGLALGIVTTGTSVGGFLYATGQNELIELFGIDGCLLIIGAISLNVIACAGPMRSLQLPGYYLKQKAAYEKAEEQLFSQSEKLPAPKESIITTTPGTAEKSATATDLLIAVETKDSLAYEKSFLSGLALVKIIKNKQKAYSTYFHSTAEFLHDRVFVSLCVTLFLFSLGAFPPVLFMEDVALSEGLIDGVSVIPLVSIVAITTGLGKLVLGILTDIRWINSLYLYAFTVAGTGVALLVIPVTKSYVGLQVLSGIVGFFSGNWAITPYVTTKIIGIDGLTQAYGILMFFGGFGIMLGPPVVGWFYDWTLSYDLAFYFSGSCVLVGGISFFLFALPCWDKKNKENPRRDIEYTSSCDKIASVA; from the exons ATGAGTCCACAGAGCTCTGCAAAAGCCCTGGATGGGGGCTGGGGATGGGTCATTGTGGTGGTGTCTTTCATGGCCCAATTCCTTGCCTATGGCTCCCCCCAGTCCGTGGGAGTCCTTTACCCAGAGTGGCTAGATGCTTTCCAGGAGGGCAAAGGAATGACTGCATGGGTTGGTTCTCTGGTATCTGGTGTTGGATTGATTGCAA GTCCCATCTGCAGTGCTTGTGTGATGAACTTCGGTGCCAGACCAGTCACAATCTTCAGCGGGGTCATGGTGGCAGGAGGCCTTATGCTTAGCGCCTTTGCCCCTAATGTCGAGTTCCTGATCTTCTCCTATGGAATAGTTGTTG GACTGGGCCTTGGGCTGGTTTACGCTGCCACGGTGACCATCACCTGCCAGTACTTTGACAAGCGACGTGGCCTCGCGCTTGGAATAGTGACAACAG gaaCAAGTGTGGGAGGATTCCTGTACGCCACAGGACAGAACGAGCTCATCGAGCTCTTTGGAATTGACGGATGCCTGCTGATCATCGGAGCCATCTCTCTGAACGTCATCGCCTGCGCTGGTCCCATGAGGTCCCTTCAATTGCCCGGCTACTACCTCAAGCAGAAGGCGGCGTATGAGAAGGCCGAGGAGCAGCTCTTCTCTCAGTCCGAGAAGCTCCCCGCCCCCAAGGAgtccatcatcaccaccacccctGGCACAGCCGAGAAGAGCGCCACAGCCACCGACCTGCTGATCGCTGTGGAAACCAAAGATTCTCTGGCCTACGAGAAGAGCTTCCTGAGCGGCCTGGCCCTGGTCAAGATCATCAAGAATAAGCAGAAGGCCTACTCCACGTACTTCCACTCCACAGCCGAGTTCCTGCACGACCGCGTCTTCGTCTCCTTATGCGtcaccctcttcctcttcagccTGGGGGCCTTCCCGCCCGTGCTGTTCATGGAGGATGTGGCCCTGAGCGAGGGCTTGATCGACGGAGTTAGCGTCATACCGCTGGTCTCCATCGTGGCCATCACCACAGGGCTGGGCAAGCTGGTGTTGGGCATCCTGACTGACATTAGGTGGATCAACAGCCTGTACCTTTACGCCTTCACCGTGGCCGGCACAGGGGTTGCTCTGCTCGTCATTCCAGTGACCAAGAGCTATGTAGGCCTCCAGGTACTCTCAGGGATAGTGGGGTTCTTCTCGGGGAACTGGGCCATAACACCCTACGTCACCACCAAGATCATTGGCATCGACGGCCTGACTCAAGCCTACGGGATCCTGATGTTCTTTGGTGGTTTCGGAATTATGCTGGGACCTCCAGTTGTAG GTTGGTTCTATGACTGGACGCTTTCGTATGACCTTGCGTTCTACTTCAGTGGAAGTTGTGTCTTGGTAGGAGGGATCAGCTTCTTCCTGTTTGCTTTGCCTTGCTGGGACAAGAAGAACAAAGAAAACCCTAGACGTGACATTGAATACACTAGTAGCTGTGACAAAATAGCCTCTGTAGCTTAA